Proteins found in one Miscanthus floridulus cultivar M001 chromosome 4, ASM1932011v1, whole genome shotgun sequence genomic segment:
- the LOC136551990 gene encoding nuclear transcription factor Y subunit C-6-like — protein sequence MDPSKSSTPPPPLVMGAPVAYPPAAYPPGAAAGAAAYAPQLYAPPAAAAAQQAAAAQQQQLQMFWAEQYREIEATTDFKNHNLPLARIKKIMKADEDVRMIAAEAPVVFARACEMFILELTHRGWAHAEENKRRTLQKSDIAAAIARTEVFDFLVDIVPRDDAKDADAAAAAAAAAAAAGIPRPAAGVPTTDPLAYYYVPQQ from the coding sequence ATGGATCCCAGCAAATCCAGCACCCCTCCGCCGCCTCTAGTCATGGGCGCCCCCGTTGCCTACCCTCCGGCGGCGTACCCTCCCGGcgcggccgccggcgccgccgcgtaCGCCCCGCAGCTCTACGCGCCGCCCGCAGCTGCcgcggcccagcaggcggccgccgcgcagcagcagcagctgcagaTGTTCTGGGCGGAGCAGTACCGCGAGATCGAGGCCACCACCGACTTCAAGAACCACAACCTCCCGCTTGCCCGCATCAAGAAGATCATGAAGGCCGACGAGGACGTCCGCATGATCGCCGCCGAGGCCCCCGTCGTGTTCGCCCGGGCCTGCGAGATGTTCATCCTCGAGCTCACCCACCGCGGCTGGGCGCACGCCGAGGAGAACAAGCGCCGCACGCTCCAGAAGTCCGACATTGCCGCTGCCATCGCCCGCACCGAGGTGTTCGACTTCCTCGTGGACATCGTTCCACGCGACGACGCAAAGGACGCTGACGCGGCGGCCGCCGCAGCTGCTGCGGCTGCCGCTGCCGGGATCCCGCGTCCTGCCGCGGGAGTACCGACCACCGACCCCCTCGCCTACTACTATGTGCCTCAGCAGTAA